One Aegilops tauschii subsp. strangulata cultivar AL8/78 chromosome 2, Aet v6.0, whole genome shotgun sequence genomic window, TCAATGACGCCCGCTTCAGCGGGCTATGGCAACGACGTGACCAGGTCTGGCCCTGTAGGCTGGGCGGCTACGACTGTAGTTGGCAGCCTCCTCTAAGGTGCTTCCGGACGATGGAGGCAGGAGCGTGTTGGTGGTGGTGCCAGCCTGACAACAATGGGTTGGCGACGCTGTTCTTCTCCCATGTGCGCGTGGCGGCGATATGATGCATGTTTGAGTAGTGACCCTCGGCAGGGGGACGGTGGTGGTGGAGTGGGATACGAGGAGTCCACGGATGTGGTTGCCACTGCTTGGTGGCCGGAGGTGCCAGCTGCCACGGGTGTCTCCTCCTTTTGGATCTGGAGTGACCAGATTTGACGAGGCGATGCCCACGCTCCTTCCCGGTAGCGTTGTCTATAAGATGGGCGACGACGTGGACTAGCCGCCGGTGCATGGGTTGGACTTGGTCCCTCGATTGGGGGCGGAGTCTTGAGGATTGGTTGGGGTGGCATCCACGTGTTATGGCGTCGGTGATGATTTTGTCCGAGGATGACGGGGCGGCGACCCCGGATGATGGTCTACACGGTTGGCTTTTCGGCAGTCTCCGTAGTGGTAGTGGTGGCTTCGCCTCTTGGCCGTGTGGGCGGTAAGGGGTGTGGTGGCGGGAGGCTCGGACTTGTCCTCTTCCTACGGAAGTGACGGTGCCTAGATCTGGTGTGAATGGTCTGGCCATCATTGCGGCGGTGACCACGGTGCCTCCGGGTGGTGCAGGTGAGTCTCCGAGCGAAAGCTTCTTGCTTTTGCAACGGTGATGCACGTGGGTGCCGCTTTCTTCCTGAATATGTTGTCATGGGTCTCATCGCTGTGCTAGGGCTCCGGGTGAAAGCCCTTGGCACCGTCACCCTCCTATGACGTTGTCGTGGAGTTCAGGAGTCATTGATTTGGCCTCGACAAGGTGGTAGACTAGTTTTGTGCTTCATGTTGTATCTTTAGATATGCTTTGTAAGAGGGCCTCTTTATCATATTGCATCGTTTGACCGTGTACTTTGGCGTGTTGCTTTATATCTATATAGTAGGACCatgtccgtgcgttgcaacgggatatGTATATTATAGTATGTTAGCTCGTGAATTAGCTATCCATATTAATGTGGTTGTGCAAATAAATGTTTACTAAATCCTGCCCGTGATTTGCTTTATAGTTTGATAAGAAGTTTGGTAAGTAAATTAAGATGAAATTGGTATAGAGGGTAAGTAATTAATACAATTAAGCAGCAAATTAAGGTGAAATTGGTATAGAGGGTAAGTAATTAATACGATTAAGCAGCGCACTGGAAAAGTGCGGTGATTTACCTTATAGTTTGATGATAAATTTGGTAAGTATATTAAGGTGAAATTGGTTCAGAAGGTAAGTAATCAACGTGATTGAGGGGTGCACTGGGAAGGTGTGATCAAATATGATGTGCTGGAAAAAAAAAGTCTGGATGAAATAAATCTATGGGGAGATGTGATGAGAGGGGGACCGACTGACAAAGAGTTTTGCAACATTACTTATTTTTTAAGTAAAAGATActagtagagaagtagagatagaaaAAAGCGAGACGAAAGCCTATTTTATGACGGTAACAAAGTAGACCAATGACCAATGTGTGACATCAAACATCATAGCAGCAATTCACATGTTTATCTCCGTCATATGGCTAAACGCCTTTGCATTTTCAGCAGTCATCCAAGAGGATGTCAAGCACCAAATCATATGCAATTGGCATGCACCAATGATCAAATCAACGATGTATCGGGATCACACGTGGCCAGCCTGAACCAAGAAGTTCTTAGTGTACGGAATTTATACCTAAAATCGTTACGCATGTTGCCCGAATTTTCTGAACACTTTGTTTGAGTAGCCACACATGAAGGGGCTGATCTGGTGTACATGGACACTTCCATTACAAATCTACAATCAGCTCTTTTTTCCTTTGAGAAAAAGAACAACAAAAACCGGAGAACGGTAGGAAAGATAAAACCTGAAATTTGATCTTTCTGGCCACCCCGTTTGACGACTATTTACAACACGACCTTCTAAGTGCGAATTACCCTTTCTTCCCATGTGCATGGCTTCTAGGTGAAATCACGTCATGGTCGCCGGAGCTACTACTTTTCTTGCCATGTGATCTTCTGGGCGAAATCACCTCATGGTCGCCGGAGCTGCTCTTCTTGCCATGTGACCTTCTAGGCGAAATCACCTCATGGTCGCCAGAGCTGCCCTTCTTGCCATGTGAAGGAGGCAATGACGCCCAATTAATCTTCTCGCCGATCTTCTTGTCGCTCGCCTTCTTGCCGAGATGCCTGCCGGTCTTGCCCATGGATCTCGGTCCTCCATCCTCGCCGTTCAAGATGGGCACGAGGTACCACCAGATGGAGGTGCAGCAAATGGCGAACATCCTCCCGAACACGACCAGGCTCAGCAAGAGCAGCACCGCCACGAACGGCCAGTACTGGCTCGGCCTAATCGCCTTGTCCGCCCACGACCACCTCCCGGCGGGCGAAGCCTTCTTCTTCGTCGGCGCTGCAGCGACCGCCGGCGCCGTCGCAGGCGCGACGTGCATGACGGCGTCGTCTCCTCCTCTCGGGCTGGTGGACTCCGTCCGCGGCGACGGCGGCTGCGTGGGCGGAGGCGTGGACGAGACGGCCAGCTTGAACTTGCACTTCTTCTTGGGCTCGGCCTTGGCGGCGGGCTCTTCCGCGGGCAGCTTGACGACGATGGGCACCCAGCCCTTGGTCTCGGACTGCACGAACCGGACCATGACGTGGTCGCCGCCGTCGACGCGGCGCAGGACCTTCTCCCGCCGGGACTCGAGCTCCGCGAGCACCATGGAGAACTTGTCGAGCCCGCGCGACGCGTACGGGTTCTCCTTCTTCCCGGCGCCcggcttcttcttctccttcctctgcgCCTGCTTGCCTCCGCCACTCATCGGCTCTTCCTTGTCAACGTCCTTGAAGCTGGCCGTGCCGCAGAGCACCATTTCTTCCGGCATAATACCGTTTACCACTCCCTGTCAAGAACTGCTTATAAAGGGGATAACTTCCAAGCTGAAGCTGGCTGTAACTTGCTCCGGTGTCGCTCTTAATTTGTTTAGCTGTTCCTCTGTGGGGCTGGGTGACTGGAATCTGGAAGTCGGGGGCGACTCGATCATTTGAAGGCCGCGGGGCGGTGTCCTGGCGCGCGCTGGGTCAAGCGCGGAGGTGTCAGATAGTACTATTCAATTTTCATGCCTTGCTTGCCACGATTGACCTGGTGTAGAGATGGGAAATACTACTCCAGTACTGTGTCCGCGTTAAGCCGTTAACAACAAGAAGAAAGAAAACGGTGAGAATCTTCAGACAGAGAGCAAAGCGACACGTCCCATAATTTATACAGAGCGTACGTCTGCTTCTGAATTGTATGCATGGGAAATTGTTCTATGCTCGACGTTCCACGGTTTTAATTTAATAATAAAAAAAGGTGCAACCGGATAATCACGATTTGTAGAGAGACTGTATCAGTGGTGACGTATAACTCGATCAACCGACGGATCGATAACAATTTCTAAGTAACATCATCAAACCCATAGTTTTTGTACGAATATGCACCAAGTAATCCACGAGGTGCATGCGTACGTAACTGCG contains:
- the LOC109736748 gene encoding uncharacterized protein, which codes for MPEEMVLCGTASFKDVDKEEPMSGGGKQAQRKEKKKPGAGKKENPYASRGLDKFSMVLAELESRREKVLRRVDGGDHVMVRFVQSETKGWVPIVVKLPAEEPAAKAEPKKKCKFKLAVSSTPPPTQPPSPRTESTSPRGGDDAVMHVAPATAPAVAAAPTKKKASPAGRWSWADKAIRPSQYWPFVAVLLLLSLVVFGRMFAICCTSIWWYLVPILNGEDGGPRSMGKTGRHLGKKASDKKIGEKINWASLPPSHGKKGSSGDHEVISPRRSHGKKSSSGDHEVISPRRSHGKKSSSSGDHDVISPRSHAHGKKG